One segment of Candidatus Melainabacteria bacterium RIFOXYA2_FULL_32_9 DNA contains the following:
- a CDS encoding pilus assembly protein PilC, with protein sequence MPQFQYKARDGQGTLHKNTIISENETLARNQLAEKGLWVIEISNADVKTKNFLDFELDGLLAGLTGVGLKDLVVFCRQFSVLVNSGVAMMKTLTILAEQAENPKFSSILKDIKNQVERGINLSDSFAKHPKVFDNLFINMIKAGETGGVLDDVLNRLAKFLEDRAKLTNKVKSAMTYPTVVTILATIIFFVMLTVILPKFSEIFERLGSELPAYTQTLIHISNVLRSPWLLLIIFLIGCSAYGFKKMYSIEKGRYIIDKISLKLPVFGVLIQKVAVARFTRTLGTLIKSGVPILTSLEIVEEASGNAVLSRVVREVYEEVKQGGTINAPLERSKVFPPMVVSMIAVGEETGELDSMLSKIADFYDSEVEAAVEALTSLLEPIMMVFLGGMVGAVIVGMYLPMFKMFDAVK encoded by the coding sequence ATGCCTCAGTTTCAGTATAAAGCAAGAGATGGACAGGGAACATTACATAAAAATACAATAATATCTGAAAATGAAACCTTGGCAAGAAATCAATTAGCAGAAAAAGGACTCTGGGTAATTGAGATTTCAAATGCAGATGTAAAAACAAAAAACTTCCTTGATTTTGAACTTGATGGACTGCTTGCAGGGTTAACTGGCGTAGGATTAAAAGACCTTGTTGTATTTTGCAGGCAATTTTCTGTTCTGGTTAATTCCGGTGTAGCTATGATGAAAACTCTTACAATTCTGGCTGAACAGGCAGAAAATCCAAAATTTTCATCAATTTTAAAAGATATAAAAAATCAAGTAGAAAGAGGAATAAACCTGTCAGATTCATTTGCAAAACATCCAAAAGTGTTTGACAACTTATTTATCAATATGATAAAAGCAGGTGAAACTGGTGGTGTACTTGATGATGTCCTAAACCGACTTGCTAAATTTCTGGAAGACAGAGCAAAACTTACTAATAAAGTAAAATCAGCAATGACTTATCCGACTGTGGTTACTATTCTTGCTACTATAATATTCTTTGTTATGCTTACAGTTATTCTTCCTAAATTTTCAGAAATATTTGAGCGTTTAGGAAGTGAATTACCTGCTTATACACAAACGTTAATCCATATAAGCAATGTTTTAAGATCACCATGGCTTCTGCTAATCATTTTCTTAATTGGCTGCTCAGCATACGGATTTAAGAAAATGTACTCTATTGAGAAAGGCAGATATATCATAGATAAAATAAGCCTAAAATTGCCTGTATTTGGTGTTCTAATACAAAAAGTAGCCGTTGCAAGGTTTACAAGAACCTTAGGAACATTAATTAAAAGTGGTGTACCTATATTGACATCGCTGGAAATAGTTGAAGAAGCATCAGGAAACGCAGTTTTATCAAGAGTTGTCAGAGAAGTATATGAAGAGGTAAAACAGGGTGGCACAATAAATGCACCTCTAGAAAGATCCAAGGTTTTCCCTCCAATGGTAGTTTCTATGATTGCTGTTGGTGAAGAAACCGGAGAATTAGACTCAATGTTATCTAAAATCGCAGATTTTTACGACTCAGAAGTAGAAGCAGCAGTTGAAGCTTTAACATCCCTTCTAGAACCAATAATGATGGTGTTTCTAGGTGGCATGGTCGGCGCTGTAATTGTTGGCATGTATCTGCCTATGTTCAAAATGTTTGATGCTGTTAAATAA
- a CDS encoding 23S rRNA (uracil-5-)-methyltransferase RumA, protein MFKKGDLFEINIETLAYGGEGIGRLNGITVFVPDSVPGDYLKIEIVSVKKNYARGIIQEIIKPSEYRISPVCSLAKVCGGCQWLHIDYKEQLRAKKKIVEESLKKIANIDIPVHDVISSDCNLEYRCKIQFPVQQTKVSKRILAGYYKKGTHEIVNIKFCPIQPEIINQITQFTREKAQELNLTAYNEKTGKGLIRHLVYRYSQSHKNLLLIVVINSLDIPDKLKQLCKSVQDNFKEIAGVLVNFNTSGTNIIMSYKTELACGRDYIEENLEGKKFKISAGSFFQVNPAAAVKIFNEVHKIIKKRVENPTILDVYAGVGTFSIWLKDLAAKITAIEENSNAVSDVRENIKLNKSENDADIDILEGNADRVLQDLIEQTSNFDVTILDPPRKGCSDVAIDAVARLTNKFIIYVSCNPTTLARDIKLLMKSGFIPEYAQPIDMFCHTYHIESIVVLKRE, encoded by the coding sequence ATGTTTAAAAAAGGTGATTTATTCGAGATTAATATTGAAACCCTTGCTTATGGCGGGGAGGGAATAGGTAGGCTGAATGGCATAACAGTTTTTGTTCCTGATTCTGTTCCTGGTGATTATCTTAAAATTGAGATTGTCTCTGTAAAGAAGAATTATGCTCGAGGAATAATTCAGGAAATTATCAAGCCTTCTGAGTATCGTATAAGTCCTGTATGCTCTTTGGCTAAAGTTTGTGGTGGATGCCAGTGGTTACATATAGACTATAAGGAGCAATTAAGAGCTAAGAAAAAGATTGTTGAAGAAAGTCTGAAAAAAATTGCGAATATCGATATTCCTGTTCATGATGTTATTTCAAGTGACTGTAATCTCGAATATCGTTGTAAAATTCAGTTTCCAGTTCAGCAAACTAAAGTTTCAAAGAGAATTTTAGCTGGATATTATAAAAAAGGCACTCATGAAATAGTAAATATTAAATTTTGCCCTATACAACCTGAAATCATCAATCAAATTACACAGTTTACAAGGGAAAAAGCTCAAGAATTAAATCTAACTGCATATAATGAGAAAACCGGGAAAGGCTTAATCAGGCATTTGGTGTATAGATATAGCCAATCCCATAAGAATTTGCTATTGATAGTAGTGATAAATTCTCTTGATATACCTGATAAACTAAAACAGCTTTGCAAAAGTGTACAGGATAATTTTAAAGAAATTGCCGGAGTGCTGGTTAATTTTAATACATCTGGAACAAATATCATTATGTCTTACAAAACAGAGCTTGCTTGTGGCAGGGATTATATAGAAGAAAATCTTGAAGGGAAAAAATTTAAGATCTCAGCGGGTAGCTTTTTTCAGGTAAATCCAGCTGCTGCGGTTAAGATATTTAATGAAGTTCATAAAATTATAAAGAAAAGGGTAGAAAATCCAACAATACTTGATGTATATGCGGGAGTTGGTACTTTTTCCATATGGCTAAAAGATTTGGCTGCAAAAATCACTGCAATTGAAGAAAATTCAAATGCAGTCAGCGATGTCAGGGAAAATATTAAGTTAAATAAGTCAGAAAATGATGCTGATATAGATATTCTTGAAGGTAACGCAGACCGTGTCTTGCAGGATTTAATAGAGCAAACTAGTAATTTTGATGTAACTATACTGGATCCTCCAAGAAAAGGCTGCTCTGATGTTGCTATTGATGCTGTAGCAAGATTAACCAATAAGTTTATTATATATGTAAGTTGTAATCCAACCACCTTAGCTAGGGATATCAAACTATTAATGAAAAGCGGTTTTATTCCCGAGTATGCCCAACCGATTGATATGTTTTGTCATACTTACCATATAGAATCAATTGTTGTATTAAAACGAGAATAA
- a CDS encoding 50S ribosomal protein L9: MKVLLTKDVQSLGESGDIVDVADGYARNYLLPKKLAEAATEGALKNREQNIARIKAKAEKLHQEALEQAEKIKALGQIDIHAKAGENGKLFGAITTRRLADEIKEKSGIEVDRRNISLNNPINHVGEYKMVVKLTSKVSVNISVVVAASEIIREEA; this comes from the coding sequence ATGAAAGTTTTACTTACAAAGGACGTACAATCTCTGGGTGAGTCAGGAGATATAGTAGATGTAGCAGATGGTTATGCTAGAAATTACCTTTTACCAAAAAAATTAGCAGAAGCTGCAACTGAGGGCGCTCTAAAAAATAGAGAGCAAAACATAGCTAGAATTAAAGCTAAAGCTGAAAAACTTCACCAAGAAGCTTTAGAGCAAGCTGAAAAAATTAAAGCTCTTGGTCAAATTGATATTCATGCTAAAGCTGGTGAGAATGGTAAATTATTTGGTGCAATAACTACACGCAGATTGGCTGATGAAATCAAGGAAAAATCAGGAATAGAAGTTGATAGAAGAAATATTTCATTAAATAATCCAATAAACCATGTTGGTGAATACAAAATGGTTGTGAAATTAACTTCTAAAGTATCAGTAAACATATCTGTTGTTGTTGCTGCTTCAGAAATTATTAGAGAAGAAGCTTAA
- a CDS encoding twitching motility protein PilT gives MSLDDLLKVVFQKGGSDLHISVGLPPIIRIDGKLIRTDHPPLTKEDVNGLIFSMLTNEQRRTLEQNWELDCSYGVQDIGRFRVNVYKERGSYGAALRSIPTQPPSFNELGLPSIIREVAERPRGLILVTGPTGSGKSTTLAAMIDFINSNKTEHIITIEDPIEYIHNSKRSVVHQRELGEDTRSFNNALRAALREDPDIILVGEMRDLETIQLALTAAETGHLVMGTLHTSSASQTVDRIVDVFSAEQQQQIRIQLSNSLIAVFSQTLIPKVQPDGQKKGRALAQEIMVVTPAIANLIREGKTAQIYSAIQTGGMHKMQTLESSLKELYQKNLITQEDAIAKTSRPEDFKRMIGGFAPTM, from the coding sequence ATGTCATTAGATGATCTGCTTAAGGTTGTATTTCAAAAAGGTGGGAGTGACTTACATATTTCAGTTGGATTACCTCCCATCATAAGAATAGACGGCAAATTAATTAGAACCGATCATCCTCCACTCACAAAAGAAGATGTTAATGGGCTAATTTTTAGCATGTTAACAAACGAACAAAGAAGAACTTTGGAGCAAAACTGGGAACTGGATTGCAGTTATGGAGTTCAGGATATTGGACGATTCAGGGTTAACGTTTATAAAGAAAGAGGTAGTTATGGTGCGGCTCTTCGTTCTATCCCTACTCAACCACCATCTTTCAATGAATTAGGTCTACCAAGCATAATCAGAGAAGTAGCAGAACGCCCCAGAGGTTTAATACTAGTAACCGGACCTACAGGTAGCGGTAAATCTACTACACTGGCTGCAATGATAGACTTCATTAACAGCAATAAAACAGAGCATATTATTACAATTGAAGACCCAATAGAATATATTCACAATTCAAAAAGAAGCGTTGTCCACCAAAGAGAGTTAGGAGAAGATACAAGAAGTTTTAATAACGCATTAAGAGCTGCTCTTCGTGAAGATCCGGATATAATCCTGGTTGGTGAGATGAGAGACCTTGAAACTATACAGCTAGCATTAACAGCAGCTGAAACAGGTCACCTTGTAATGGGAACATTACACACATCATCTGCAAGTCAAACTGTTGACCGTATAGTTGACGTGTTTTCTGCTGAACAGCAACAACAAATTAGAATTCAGCTATCTAACAGTTTAATTGCAGTATTCAGCCAAACACTTATCCCAAAAGTTCAGCCAGATGGCCAGAAAAAGGGTAGAGCACTTGCTCAAGAAATTATGGTTGTCACACCTGCTATTGCAAACTTAATTAGAGAAGGCAAAACTGCTCAGATATACTCTGCAATTCAAACTGGTGGAATGCATAAAATGCAAACTCTTGAGTCATCTCTTAAAGAACTGTATCAAAAGAACCTTATCACTCAAGAAGATGCTATAGCTAAAACAAGCAGGCCTGAAGATTTTAAACGTATGATTGGTGGTTTTGCCCCCACAATGTAA